Proteins from one Ananas comosus cultivar F153 linkage group 5, ASM154086v1, whole genome shotgun sequence genomic window:
- the LOC109710955 gene encoding uridine kinase-like protein 4 isoform X4 — MIIEQLHDQRVVLVNQESFYHSLSEEESSRVHEYNFDHPDAFDTEKLLSCMENLKHGRPADIPNYDLKTHRNVSPARKVNPSDVIILEGILVFHDSHVRELMNMKIFVDTDADIRLARRICRDTVEKGRDVRTVLDQYSKFVKPAFDDFILPTKKYADIIIPRGGDNHVAIDLIVQHIRTKLGQHDLCKIYPNLYVIQSTFQIRGMHTLIRDAETTKHDFIFYADRLIRLVVEHGLGHLPFKEKQVITPTGAVYTGVEFCRRLCGISVIRSGESMENALRACCKGIKIGKILIHREGDNGQQLIYQNLPKDISDRHVLLLDPILGTGNSAVQAISLLLQKGVQEGNIIFLNLISAPQGVHAVCKRFPRIKIVTSEIEVGLNDDYRVIPGMGEFGDRYFGTDND, encoded by the exons ATGATTATTGAGCAGCTACATGATCAACGTGTTGTCCTTGTAAATCAG GAATCTTTTTACCATAGTTTATCAGAAGAGGAATCAAGTCGAGTTCATGAATACAATTTTGACCATCCTG ACGCTTTTGATACTGAAAAGTTACTTTCTTGTATGGAGAATTTGAAGCACGGAAGGCCTGCTGATATCCCTAATTATGATCTCAAAACTCATAGGAATGTATCGCCGGCCCGAAAG GTTAACCCTTCAGATGTAATTATTTTGGAAGGGATTTTAGTATTTCATGATTCACATGTTCGGGAGCTAATGAACATGAAGATCTTTGTTGACACAG ATGCTGATATACGTCTAGCAAGGAGGATTTGCCGTGATACTGTTGAAAAGGGCAGAGATGTCAGAACAGTACTCGATCAG TACTCAAAATTTGTGAAACCTGCTTTTGACGACTTCATACTCCCGACGAAGAAGTATGCTGATATTATCATTCCCCGAGGTGGAGACAATCACGTGGCAATTGACTTGATCGTGCAACATATTCGCACTAAGCTTGGTCAGCATGATCTTTGTAAAATATATCCAAATCTCTATGTCATTCAATCAACCTTTCAG ATACGTGGCATGCATACGCTAATACGTGATGCCGAAACTACAAAGCATGATTTCATCTTTTATGCTGATAGACTAATTCGTTTG gtTGTTGAGCATGGTCTTGGTCATCTTCCATTCAAAGAAAAGCAGGTGATAACTCCTACTG GAGCTGTATATACTGGGGTGGAATTCTGTAGGAGGTTATGCGGTATCTCGGTGATCAGAAG TGGTGAGAGTATGGAGAATGCACTGCGGGCTTGTTGTAAAGGTATTAAGATTGGCAAGATTCTTATTCATAGGGAAGGAGATAATGGTCAGCAG CTAATTTACCAAAATCTCCCAAAAGACATCTCAGATAGACATGTTCTGCTGCTGGATCCTATACTTGGTACAG GCAATTCGGCTGTTCAAGCTATATCATTGCTTTTACAGAAGGGTGTACAAGAAGGCAACATTATATTTCTTAATCTCATATCT GCTCCTCAAGGGGTGCATGCAGTTTGTAAAAGATTCCCAAGAATCAAGATTGTGACATCGGAGATTGAGGTTGGCCTAAATGATGATTACCGCGTCATTCCCGGCATGGGCGAGTTTGGAGACAGATACTTTGGAACAGATAATGATTAG
- the LOC109710955 gene encoding uridine kinase-like protein 4 isoform X1, with product MQRCSNPTHTLSLSLFPHYSPISSDSIPVDIVADRRRSATEIAGGGGVDRYRSLLMGSNSVNGFLESPAGVHFSGLHLDESQLKSSQQEKKPTTSPKEYGHREPFVIGVGGGAASGKSTVCEMIIEQLHDQRVVLVNQESFYHSLSEEESSRVHEYNFDHPDAFDTEKLLSCMENLKHGRPADIPNYDLKTHRNVSPARKVNPSDVIILEGILVFHDSHVRELMNMKIFVDTDADIRLARRICRDTVEKGRDVRTVLDQYSKFVKPAFDDFILPTKKYADIIIPRGGDNHVAIDLIVQHIRTKLGQHDLCKIYPNLYVIQSTFQIRGMHTLIRDAETTKHDFIFYADRLIRLVVEHGLGHLPFKEKQVITPTGAVYTGVEFCRRLCGISVIRSGESMENALRACCKGIKIGKILIHREGDNGQQLIYQNLPKDISDRHVLLLDPILGTGNSAVQAISLLLQKGVQEGNIIFLNLISAPQGVHAVCKRFPRIKIVTSEIEVGLNDDYRVIPGMGEFGDRYFGTDND from the exons ATGCAAAGGTGTTCGAACcccacacacactctctctctctctctctttccccatTATTCCCCAATCTCTTCGGATTCGATCCCCGTCGACATTGTCGCCGATCGGAGACGCAGCGCCACGGAGATCGCCGGAGGCGGAGGAGTCGATCGGTACCG CTCCCTTCTAATGGGCTCAAACTCCGTGAATGGTTTTCTGGAGAGCCCTGCTGGAGTTCATTTCTCAGGACTTCATCTGGATGAGTCGCAGCTAAAAAGTTCTCAACAGGAGAAAAAACCAACAACCTCACCAAAGGAGTATGGACACAGAGAACCCTTTGTTATTG GTGTTGGTGGTGGTGCAGCTTCAGGAAAGAGCACCGTATGTGAGATGATTATTGAGCAGCTACATGATCAACGTGTTGTCCTTGTAAATCAG GAATCTTTTTACCATAGTTTATCAGAAGAGGAATCAAGTCGAGTTCATGAATACAATTTTGACCATCCTG ACGCTTTTGATACTGAAAAGTTACTTTCTTGTATGGAGAATTTGAAGCACGGAAGGCCTGCTGATATCCCTAATTATGATCTCAAAACTCATAGGAATGTATCGCCGGCCCGAAAG GTTAACCCTTCAGATGTAATTATTTTGGAAGGGATTTTAGTATTTCATGATTCACATGTTCGGGAGCTAATGAACATGAAGATCTTTGTTGACACAG ATGCTGATATACGTCTAGCAAGGAGGATTTGCCGTGATACTGTTGAAAAGGGCAGAGATGTCAGAACAGTACTCGATCAG TACTCAAAATTTGTGAAACCTGCTTTTGACGACTTCATACTCCCGACGAAGAAGTATGCTGATATTATCATTCCCCGAGGTGGAGACAATCACGTGGCAATTGACTTGATCGTGCAACATATTCGCACTAAGCTTGGTCAGCATGATCTTTGTAAAATATATCCAAATCTCTATGTCATTCAATCAACCTTTCAG ATACGTGGCATGCATACGCTAATACGTGATGCCGAAACTACAAAGCATGATTTCATCTTTTATGCTGATAGACTAATTCGTTTG gtTGTTGAGCATGGTCTTGGTCATCTTCCATTCAAAGAAAAGCAGGTGATAACTCCTACTG GAGCTGTATATACTGGGGTGGAATTCTGTAGGAGGTTATGCGGTATCTCGGTGATCAGAAG TGGTGAGAGTATGGAGAATGCACTGCGGGCTTGTTGTAAAGGTATTAAGATTGGCAAGATTCTTATTCATAGGGAAGGAGATAATGGTCAGCAG CTAATTTACCAAAATCTCCCAAAAGACATCTCAGATAGACATGTTCTGCTGCTGGATCCTATACTTGGTACAG GCAATTCGGCTGTTCAAGCTATATCATTGCTTTTACAGAAGGGTGTACAAGAAGGCAACATTATATTTCTTAATCTCATATCT GCTCCTCAAGGGGTGCATGCAGTTTGTAAAAGATTCCCAAGAATCAAGATTGTGACATCGGAGATTGAGGTTGGCCTAAATGATGATTACCGCGTCATTCCCGGCATGGGCGAGTTTGGAGACAGATACTTTGGAACAGATAATGATTAG
- the LOC109710955 gene encoding uridine kinase-like protein 4 isoform X2: protein MQRCSNPTHTLSLSLFPHYSPISSDSIPVDIVADRRRSATEIAGGGGVDRYRSLLMGSNSVNGFLESPAGVHFSGLHLDESQLKSSQQEKKPTTSPKEYGHREPFVIGVGGGAASGKSTVCEMIIEQLHDQRVVLVNQESFYHSLSEEESSRVHEYNFDHPDAFDTEKLLSCMENLKHGRPADIPNYDLKTHRNVSPARKVNPSDVIILEGILVFHDSHVRELMNMKIFVDTDADIRLARRICRDTVEKGRDVRTVLDQYSKFVKPAFDDFILPTKKYADIIIPRGGDNHVAIDLIVQHIRTKLGQHDLCKIYPNLYVIQSTFQIRGMHTLIRDAETTKHDFIFYADRLIRLVVEHGLGHLPFKEKQVITPTGAVYTGVEFCRRLCGISVIRSGESMENALRACCKGIKIGKILIHREGDNGQQLIYQNLPKDISDRHVLLLDPILGTVECSDSLSSQHYIPTLCGSFTTRPS, encoded by the exons ATGCAAAGGTGTTCGAACcccacacacactctctctctctctctctttccccatTATTCCCCAATCTCTTCGGATTCGATCCCCGTCGACATTGTCGCCGATCGGAGACGCAGCGCCACGGAGATCGCCGGAGGCGGAGGAGTCGATCGGTACCG CTCCCTTCTAATGGGCTCAAACTCCGTGAATGGTTTTCTGGAGAGCCCTGCTGGAGTTCATTTCTCAGGACTTCATCTGGATGAGTCGCAGCTAAAAAGTTCTCAACAGGAGAAAAAACCAACAACCTCACCAAAGGAGTATGGACACAGAGAACCCTTTGTTATTG GTGTTGGTGGTGGTGCAGCTTCAGGAAAGAGCACCGTATGTGAGATGATTATTGAGCAGCTACATGATCAACGTGTTGTCCTTGTAAATCAG GAATCTTTTTACCATAGTTTATCAGAAGAGGAATCAAGTCGAGTTCATGAATACAATTTTGACCATCCTG ACGCTTTTGATACTGAAAAGTTACTTTCTTGTATGGAGAATTTGAAGCACGGAAGGCCTGCTGATATCCCTAATTATGATCTCAAAACTCATAGGAATGTATCGCCGGCCCGAAAG GTTAACCCTTCAGATGTAATTATTTTGGAAGGGATTTTAGTATTTCATGATTCACATGTTCGGGAGCTAATGAACATGAAGATCTTTGTTGACACAG ATGCTGATATACGTCTAGCAAGGAGGATTTGCCGTGATACTGTTGAAAAGGGCAGAGATGTCAGAACAGTACTCGATCAG TACTCAAAATTTGTGAAACCTGCTTTTGACGACTTCATACTCCCGACGAAGAAGTATGCTGATATTATCATTCCCCGAGGTGGAGACAATCACGTGGCAATTGACTTGATCGTGCAACATATTCGCACTAAGCTTGGTCAGCATGATCTTTGTAAAATATATCCAAATCTCTATGTCATTCAATCAACCTTTCAG ATACGTGGCATGCATACGCTAATACGTGATGCCGAAACTACAAAGCATGATTTCATCTTTTATGCTGATAGACTAATTCGTTTG gtTGTTGAGCATGGTCTTGGTCATCTTCCATTCAAAGAAAAGCAGGTGATAACTCCTACTG GAGCTGTATATACTGGGGTGGAATTCTGTAGGAGGTTATGCGGTATCTCGGTGATCAGAAG TGGTGAGAGTATGGAGAATGCACTGCGGGCTTGTTGTAAAGGTATTAAGATTGGCAAGATTCTTATTCATAGGGAAGGAGATAATGGTCAGCAG CTAATTTACCAAAATCTCCCAAAAGACATCTCAGATAGACATGTTCTGCTGCTGGATCCTATACTTGGTACAG TTGAATGCTCAGATTCACTTTCTTCTCAACATTACATTCCTACTCTTTGTGGTTCCTTTACAACACGGCCTTCATAG
- the LOC109710955 gene encoding uridine kinase-like protein 4 isoform X3, producing MQRCSNPTHTLSLSLFPHYSPISSDSIPVDIVADRRRSATEIAGGGGVDRYRSLLMGSNSVNGFLESPAGVHFSGLHLDESQLKSSQQEKKPTTSPKEYGHREPFVIGVGGGAASGKSTVCEMIIEQLHDQRVVLVNQESFYHSLSEEESSRVHEYNFDHPDAFDTEKLLSCMENLKHGRPADIPNYDLKTHRNVSPARKVNPSDVIILEGILVFHDSHVRELMNMKIFVDTDADIRLARRICRDTVEKGRDVRTVLDQYSKFVKPAFDDFILPTKKYADIIIPRGGDNHVAIDLIVQHIRTKLGQHDLCKIYPNLYVIQSTFQIRGMHTLIRDAETTKHDFIFYADRLIRLVVEHGLGHLPFKEKQVITPTGAVYTGVEFCRRLCGISVIRSGESMENALRACCKGIKIGKILIHREGDNANLPKSPKRHLR from the exons ATGCAAAGGTGTTCGAACcccacacacactctctctctctctctctttccccatTATTCCCCAATCTCTTCGGATTCGATCCCCGTCGACATTGTCGCCGATCGGAGACGCAGCGCCACGGAGATCGCCGGAGGCGGAGGAGTCGATCGGTACCG CTCCCTTCTAATGGGCTCAAACTCCGTGAATGGTTTTCTGGAGAGCCCTGCTGGAGTTCATTTCTCAGGACTTCATCTGGATGAGTCGCAGCTAAAAAGTTCTCAACAGGAGAAAAAACCAACAACCTCACCAAAGGAGTATGGACACAGAGAACCCTTTGTTATTG GTGTTGGTGGTGGTGCAGCTTCAGGAAAGAGCACCGTATGTGAGATGATTATTGAGCAGCTACATGATCAACGTGTTGTCCTTGTAAATCAG GAATCTTTTTACCATAGTTTATCAGAAGAGGAATCAAGTCGAGTTCATGAATACAATTTTGACCATCCTG ACGCTTTTGATACTGAAAAGTTACTTTCTTGTATGGAGAATTTGAAGCACGGAAGGCCTGCTGATATCCCTAATTATGATCTCAAAACTCATAGGAATGTATCGCCGGCCCGAAAG GTTAACCCTTCAGATGTAATTATTTTGGAAGGGATTTTAGTATTTCATGATTCACATGTTCGGGAGCTAATGAACATGAAGATCTTTGTTGACACAG ATGCTGATATACGTCTAGCAAGGAGGATTTGCCGTGATACTGTTGAAAAGGGCAGAGATGTCAGAACAGTACTCGATCAG TACTCAAAATTTGTGAAACCTGCTTTTGACGACTTCATACTCCCGACGAAGAAGTATGCTGATATTATCATTCCCCGAGGTGGAGACAATCACGTGGCAATTGACTTGATCGTGCAACATATTCGCACTAAGCTTGGTCAGCATGATCTTTGTAAAATATATCCAAATCTCTATGTCATTCAATCAACCTTTCAG ATACGTGGCATGCATACGCTAATACGTGATGCCGAAACTACAAAGCATGATTTCATCTTTTATGCTGATAGACTAATTCGTTTG gtTGTTGAGCATGGTCTTGGTCATCTTCCATTCAAAGAAAAGCAGGTGATAACTCCTACTG GAGCTGTATATACTGGGGTGGAATTCTGTAGGAGGTTATGCGGTATCTCGGTGATCAGAAG TGGTGAGAGTATGGAGAATGCACTGCGGGCTTGTTGTAAAGGTATTAAGATTGGCAAGATTCTTATTCATAGGGAAGGAGATAATG CTAATTTACCAAAATCTCCCAAAAGACATCTCAGATAG
- the LOC109710787 gene encoding uncharacterized protein LOC109710787 isoform X1 has product MQSCKVNMSGTALRDLNVLPLTELEKLHESSAKGNITKHYIWNGNESIDKSQSKNPPSVTSSPLNEVNAAVNGSEVGNSEIEYIESENLTDLSDVDSSLTTLVKRLDSKDWMVICEALNNVRQLSIYHKEKLFELLGIVIPLIVKSVKNPRSAVCKTAIMTSADIFKVYNDLIVDSLDPLLVQLLLKSSQDKRFVCEAAEAALIAMTTWVSPSALLPKLHPYLKNKNPRVRAKASMCFSRSVPQLGIDGIKSYGIDKLIQIAASQLSDQLPESREAARILALELQTFYGKFQAQTSKDSLEESDIDSWESFCQKQLPPLSAQAILRVTCAPKEGMTAGS; this is encoded by the exons ATGCAG AGTTGCAAGGTGAACATGTCAGGAACAGCCCTGAGAGATCTTAACGTACTTCCACTTACAGAATTAGAAAAGTTACATGAAAGCTCTGCTAAAGGAAATATCACTAAGCATTATATCTGGAACGGCAATGAGAGTATTGATAAGTCGCAGAGCAAGAATCCTCCCTCTGTGACCTCTTCTCCACTAAATGAGGTTAATGCTGCAGTTAATGGATCAGAAGTTGGGAATTCAGAAATCGAGTATATAGAATCTGAGAACCTGACAGATCTTTCAGATGTTGATTCCAGTCTTACT ACACTAGTTAAAAGATTGGACTCAAAGGATTGGATGGTGATATGTGAAGCATTGAATAATGTTCGCCAACTATCGATATACCACAAGGAAAAGCTGTTTGAGCTGTT GGGAATTGTGATTCCACTGATTGTGAAGTCGGTAAAAAATCCGAGGAGTGCGGTCTGTAAAACTGCAATTATGACATCGGCAGACATCTTTAAGGTTTACAATGATTTAATAGTTGATTCACTTGATCCACTG CTTGTACAACTGCTTCTGAAATCTTCACAAGACAAACGCTTCGTTTGTGAAGCGGCTGAGGCAGCCCTAATAGCCATGACAACTTGGGTCTCTCCTTCTGCATTGTTGCCAAAATTGCACCCGTATCTCAAGAACAAGAATCCTCGAGTACGAGCAAAGGCATCAATGTGTTTCAGCAGGAGTGTTCCTCAACTT GGAATAGATGGAATTAAATCATATGGGATCGATAAGCTAATCCAGATTGCGGCATCTCAGCTTAGCGACCAACTACCTGAATCGAGGGAGGCTGCTCGGATCCTTGCATTAGAATTGCAAACCTTCTATGGAAAGTTTCAAGCCCAAACTTCCAAAGATTCTCTCGAGGAATCGGACATCGATTCTTGGGAATCCTTTTGCCAAAAACAGCTTCCTCCCTTAAGTGCTCAAGCAATTCTGCGTGTCACTTGCGCTCCAAAAGAAGGTATGACTGCTGGTTCCTAG
- the LOC109710787 gene encoding uncharacterized protein LOC109710787 isoform X2: MSGTALRDLNVLPLTELEKLHESSAKGNITKHYIWNGNESIDKSQSKNPPSVTSSPLNEVNAAVNGSEVGNSEIEYIESENLTDLSDVDSSLTTLVKRLDSKDWMVICEALNNVRQLSIYHKEKLFELLGIVIPLIVKSVKNPRSAVCKTAIMTSADIFKVYNDLIVDSLDPLLVQLLLKSSQDKRFVCEAAEAALIAMTTWVSPSALLPKLHPYLKNKNPRVRAKASMCFSRSVPQLGIDGIKSYGIDKLIQIAASQLSDQLPESREAARILALELQTFYGKFQAQTSKDSLEESDIDSWESFCQKQLPPLSAQAILRVTCAPKEGMTAGS; the protein is encoded by the exons ATGTCAGGAACAGCCCTGAGAGATCTTAACGTACTTCCACTTACAGAATTAGAAAAGTTACATGAAAGCTCTGCTAAAGGAAATATCACTAAGCATTATATCTGGAACGGCAATGAGAGTATTGATAAGTCGCAGAGCAAGAATCCTCCCTCTGTGACCTCTTCTCCACTAAATGAGGTTAATGCTGCAGTTAATGGATCAGAAGTTGGGAATTCAGAAATCGAGTATATAGAATCTGAGAACCTGACAGATCTTTCAGATGTTGATTCCAGTCTTACT ACACTAGTTAAAAGATTGGACTCAAAGGATTGGATGGTGATATGTGAAGCATTGAATAATGTTCGCCAACTATCGATATACCACAAGGAAAAGCTGTTTGAGCTGTT GGGAATTGTGATTCCACTGATTGTGAAGTCGGTAAAAAATCCGAGGAGTGCGGTCTGTAAAACTGCAATTATGACATCGGCAGACATCTTTAAGGTTTACAATGATTTAATAGTTGATTCACTTGATCCACTG CTTGTACAACTGCTTCTGAAATCTTCACAAGACAAACGCTTCGTTTGTGAAGCGGCTGAGGCAGCCCTAATAGCCATGACAACTTGGGTCTCTCCTTCTGCATTGTTGCCAAAATTGCACCCGTATCTCAAGAACAAGAATCCTCGAGTACGAGCAAAGGCATCAATGTGTTTCAGCAGGAGTGTTCCTCAACTT GGAATAGATGGAATTAAATCATATGGGATCGATAAGCTAATCCAGATTGCGGCATCTCAGCTTAGCGACCAACTACCTGAATCGAGGGAGGCTGCTCGGATCCTTGCATTAGAATTGCAAACCTTCTATGGAAAGTTTCAAGCCCAAACTTCCAAAGATTCTCTCGAGGAATCGGACATCGATTCTTGGGAATCCTTTTGCCAAAAACAGCTTCCTCCCTTAAGTGCTCAAGCAATTCTGCGTGTCACTTGCGCTCCAAAAGAAGGTATGACTGCTGGTTCCTAG